The Desertibacillus haloalkaliphilus genome includes a window with the following:
- a CDS encoding spore germination protein — MMFFKGQLEKIKQKAPHFEERDYDDFLEEKIGFKKEEQAFPMNPVQLEHILEKVLSDIDDFQKRVLSIPSGQHIIIFSMGGLVNQDLLYSTIVEPFILRIENGEQSPVNDLKQVLYSAMIREPTSWKDLIQAILDGKAICHVEGMKPAVIPIETTEKRNISPPETEYQVYGPKSGFVEDFATNVALLRRFIRDPRFKAKQFEIGSLSHNKVAMLYLEEYADPDLCREVEKRIKSVETDTIIQAGHLGKKIKDSPMSVFPLTSQTERPDRAAFALSQGKVVIVVDNSTFVLYVPTTLIELYETSEENYDLVWNTTFIRLLRLVCLFIATMLPSLYVALVGFHPELLPAKLALTMTESRSNIPLPAPAEALLMMFALDVLVESSIRLPSFVGQTIGIVGGIVIGTAAVEAGIVSSLMIIIVSITAIASFTVPTWSLALAWRIVRYGFLMITSILGIYGLMLGVILVTIHLCHLQSFGKPYLSPLSPLNAKQFYDVFIRFATRKDRST; from the coding sequence ATGATGTTCTTTAAAGGTCAATTAGAAAAGATAAAGCAGAAGGCCCCTCATTTTGAAGAGAGGGATTATGATGATTTCTTAGAAGAAAAAATAGGCTTTAAAAAAGAAGAACAGGCATTTCCAATGAATCCTGTTCAGTTAGAACACATACTTGAAAAGGTGCTTAGTGATATTGATGATTTTCAAAAACGAGTGTTGTCGATCCCGTCAGGACAACACATTATCATTTTTTCAATGGGCGGTTTAGTCAATCAGGACCTTCTTTATAGTACCATTGTTGAACCTTTTATTCTTCGCATCGAAAATGGTGAACAATCTCCTGTTAACGATTTGAAACAAGTACTATATAGTGCAATGATCAGAGAGCCTACGAGTTGGAAAGACTTAATTCAAGCGATATTAGATGGTAAAGCAATCTGTCATGTGGAAGGAATGAAGCCTGCGGTTATTCCGATTGAAACGACGGAAAAACGAAACATTAGCCCGCCAGAAACGGAATATCAAGTGTATGGACCAAAGTCAGGATTTGTTGAAGACTTTGCGACCAATGTAGCGCTTTTGAGACGATTTATTCGTGATCCGCGTTTTAAAGCGAAGCAGTTTGAAATTGGTTCACTTAGCCATAATAAAGTGGCGATGCTCTATTTAGAAGAATATGCTGATCCTGATTTATGCAGGGAAGTAGAGAAACGGATTAAAAGTGTTGAGACCGATACGATCATTCAAGCGGGACATTTAGGAAAAAAGATCAAAGATTCGCCGATGTCAGTATTTCCGTTGACGTCTCAAACCGAACGGCCAGATCGAGCGGCATTTGCATTGAGTCAAGGTAAGGTCGTGATCGTTGTAGATAACTCGACGTTTGTTCTGTACGTGCCGACAACACTGATTGAATTATATGAAACAAGCGAAGAGAACTACGACCTCGTCTGGAATACGACTTTTATTCGATTGTTGAGGTTAGTGTGCCTGTTTATCGCGACGATGCTGCCATCACTTTATGTAGCCCTTGTTGGCTTTCACCCTGAATTGCTTCCTGCCAAATTAGCACTAACGATGACCGAATCACGGAGCAATATTCCATTACCAGCTCCAGCTGAGGCATTGTTAATGATGTTTGCCTTAGATGTTCTCGTTGAATCAAGTATTAGGTTACCGAGTTTTGTTGGACAAACGATTGGGATTGTTGGTGGGATTGTCATTGGAACAGCTGCTGTTGAAGCCGGGATTGTCAGTAGTTTGATGATAATTATCGTTTCGATTACGGCGATTGCTTCTTTTACGGTTCCAACCTGGTCGCTCGCGTTAGCGTGGAGGATTGTTCGCTATGGCTTTTTAATGATTACGTCAATTTTAGGGATTTATGGCTTAATGTTAGGGGTAATTTTGGTGACGATCCATTTATGTCATTTACAATCATTTGGTAAACCTTATTTGTCACCACTTTCACCATTAAATGCAAAGCAATTTTACGACGTGTTTATCCGCTTTGCTACACGCAAGGACCGATCAACATAG